One genomic window of Borreliella garinii includes the following:
- the rsmA gene encoding 16S rRNA (adenine(1518)-N(6)/adenine(1519)-N(6))-dimethyltransferase RsmA: MNINYNSITSIKQILKERKIAPRKLWGQNYLINESIRQKIIESLDIKENEKIWEIGPGLGAMTDILLKKTNFLTAFEIDLKYSEILNEKFGKLKNFKLIKGDFLKKYPNENKNIDKIFSNLPYNIASKVISKLIEENFLKEMVLTVQKELADRITAKTNSKNYSSFTVLVQSHFTAIKIIDIGESNFYPAPKVKSTTLKLIPKKNNIKDFKEFNKLIRTVFSSRRKKLKNTIINFIKNKAILEENFLKEYLGKRPENISVEEFIQISNTLTAHH; the protein is encoded by the coding sequence ATGAATATCAACTATAACAGTATAACTAGCATAAAACAAATATTAAAAGAAAGAAAAATAGCTCCAAGAAAATTATGGGGACAAAACTATCTAATCAACGAAAGCATAAGACAAAAAATAATAGAAAGCTTAGATATAAAAGAAAATGAAAAAATCTGGGAAATTGGTCCAGGCCTTGGAGCAATGACTGATATTTTACTAAAAAAAACCAATTTTTTAACCGCATTTGAAATTGACTTAAAATATTCAGAAATATTAAATGAAAAATTTGGAAAATTAAAAAACTTTAAATTGATAAAAGGGGATTTTTTAAAAAAATATCCAAACGAAAATAAAAACATTGATAAAATATTTTCAAATTTGCCATACAATATTGCTTCAAAAGTAATATCTAAATTAATTGAAGAAAATTTCTTAAAAGAAATGGTATTAACAGTGCAAAAAGAATTGGCCGACAGAATAACTGCAAAAACAAATAGCAAAAACTATTCTTCATTTACAGTCTTAGTACAATCACACTTCACGGCAATTAAAATAATAGACATAGGAGAAAGCAATTTTTATCCTGCACCCAAAGTTAAATCCACAACACTAAAATTAATTCCTAAAAAAAACAACATAAAAGACTTCAAAGAATTCAACAAACTGATTAGAACTGTATTCTCAAGTAGAAGAAAGAAATTAAAAAACACTATTATTAATTTCATCAAAAATAAAGCTATTCTGGAAGAAAATTTTTTAAAAGAATATTTAGGCAAAAGACCTGAAAACATTTCTGTTGAAGAATTCATACAAATTTCAAACACTTTAACTGCCCATCATTAA
- the argS gene encoding arginine--tRNA ligase, with product MTKSVKKDIKNEISIIVANLALSKNIKLDKININIQKPPKNDLGDISILIFELSKTLELPIATISEEIIKTLKAKYEIKAMGPYLNIKIPRKEYINNTIQMVNAQKDSYGTSKYLDNKKIILEFSSPNTNKPLHVGHLRNDAIGESLSRILKAVGAKITKINLINDRGVHICKSMLAYKKFGNDITPEKAFKKGDHLIGEFYIEYNKYSQENENAEKEIQDLLLKWEQKDANTIKLWEKLNKWAIEGIKETYKITNILFDKIYLESEIFEIGKNVVLEGLEKGFCYKREDGAICIDLPSDSDEKAEAKAKQKVLIRSNGTSIYLTQDLGNIAIRTKEFDFDEMIYVVGSEQIQHFKNLFFVSEKLGISKNKQLIHLSHGMVNLIDGKMKSREGNVIDGDNLISELIESIMPEITQKIDNKESAKKNALNIALGAIHYYLLKSAVHKDILFNKKESLSFTGNSGPYIQYVGARINSILEKYNALSIPIIKKINFELLKHEKEWEIIKIISELEETIIKAAKDLNPSILANYSYSLAKHFSAYYQEVKVIDINNADLTAARIEFLKAILQTIKNCMHLLNIPYMLKM from the coding sequence ATGACTAAAAGTGTTAAAAAAGATATTAAAAACGAAATTAGCATTATAGTTGCCAATCTAGCATTATCAAAAAATATAAAACTGGACAAAATCAATATAAATATTCAAAAACCTCCCAAAAATGATTTAGGGGATATTTCCATATTAATATTTGAACTTAGCAAAACCTTAGAACTTCCTATTGCAACTATCTCTGAAGAAATAATAAAAACTCTTAAAGCTAAATATGAAATTAAAGCTATGGGGCCTTACTTAAATATTAAAATTCCTAGAAAAGAATATATAAACAATACAATACAAATGGTAAATGCCCAAAAAGATAGCTATGGAACAAGTAAATATCTAGACAATAAAAAAATAATATTAGAATTTTCATCGCCCAATACAAACAAACCACTGCATGTAGGACATCTTAGAAATGACGCAATAGGAGAAAGTCTGTCAAGAATATTAAAAGCTGTAGGTGCAAAAATTACAAAAATAAACTTAATAAACGACCGGGGAGTTCATATCTGCAAATCAATGCTTGCATACAAAAAATTTGGAAATGACATTACCCCAGAAAAAGCTTTTAAAAAAGGAGACCATTTAATTGGCGAGTTTTATATTGAATACAACAAATACTCACAAGAAAATGAAAATGCTGAAAAAGAAATTCAAGATCTACTTTTAAAATGGGAACAAAAAGATGCAAACACAATTAAACTTTGGGAAAAGTTAAACAAATGGGCAATTGAAGGAATAAAAGAAACATACAAAATTACAAACATCTTATTTGATAAAATTTACCTTGAAAGTGAAATTTTTGAAATTGGGAAAAATGTCGTATTAGAAGGGCTTGAAAAAGGATTTTGCTACAAACGAGAAGATGGAGCAATATGTATTGACCTGCCTTCTGACTCGGATGAAAAAGCAGAGGCTAAAGCAAAACAAAAAGTACTAATAAGATCAAACGGAACATCTATCTATCTTACCCAAGATTTAGGAAATATAGCAATTAGAACAAAAGAATTTGATTTTGACGAAATGATTTATGTGGTTGGAAGTGAGCAAATTCAGCACTTCAAAAATTTATTTTTTGTATCAGAAAAATTGGGAATTTCTAAAAACAAACAACTTATTCATTTATCACACGGAATGGTCAATCTTATTGATGGCAAAATGAAATCAAGAGAAGGTAATGTAATTGACGGGGATAATTTAATCTCAGAGCTAATAGAATCAATAATGCCTGAAATTACACAAAAAATTGATAATAAAGAGAGTGCCAAAAAAAATGCTTTAAATATTGCACTAGGAGCAATTCACTATTATCTGCTAAAATCAGCTGTACATAAAGATATTTTATTTAACAAAAAAGAAAGTCTATCTTTTACGGGAAATTCTGGACCATATATCCAATACGTTGGAGCAAGAATTAATAGTATTCTTGAAAAATATAATGCACTTTCTATTCCAATAATAAAAAAAATTAATTTTGAACTTTTAAAACATGAAAAAGAGTGGGAAATTATTAAAATAATATCAGAATTAGAAGAAACTATAATCAAGGCAGCAAAAGATTTAAACCCTTCAATACTTGCAAACTATTCATACTCGCTTGCAAAGCATTTTAGCGCATACTATCAAGAAGTGAAAGTGATAGATATAAACAACGCAGATTTAACAGCCGCAAGAATTGAATTTTTAAAAGCTATATTACAAACAATAAAAAATTGCATGCACCTGCTAAATATTCCTTATATGTTAAAAATGTAG
- a CDS encoding 5'-methylthioadenosine/adenosylhomocysteine nucleosidase — MNNFLIKFFLFLLVFSNGHVAFSKNINVLIVTAMDSELEEINKLMSNKEEIVLKEYGLNKKIVKGKLSNRNVMASVCGIGKVNAGVWTSYLLSKYNISHVINFGVAGGVISDKYKDIKVGDIVVSSEIAYHDVDLTKFGHKVGQLMGLPQKFVANKNLVNKAKEAVKLKVKGANAYSGLILTGDQFIDPIYIKNIIRDFKDVIAVEMEGAAIGHVAHMFNVPFIVIRSISDIVNKEENEVEYSKFLKLASFKSAKVVQEILRIL, encoded by the coding sequence ATGAACAATTTTTTAATAAAATTTTTTCTTTTTTTATTAGTTTTTTCAAACGGTCATGTTGCTTTTTCTAAAAACATCAATGTTTTAATAGTAACTGCCATGGATTCTGAGCTTGAAGAGATAAATAAGCTTATGTCTAATAAGGAAGAAATAGTACTTAAGGAATATGGTCTTAATAAAAAGATTGTAAAGGGGAAGTTGTCTAATCGCAATGTTATGGCTAGTGTTTGTGGGATTGGCAAGGTTAATGCAGGTGTGTGGACTAGTTATCTTTTGTCAAAATACAATATAAGTCATGTAATTAATTTTGGAGTTGCTGGTGGTGTTATTAGTGATAAATACAAAGATATTAAAGTGGGAGATATAGTAGTGTCTTCAGAGATTGCATATCATGATGTTGATTTGACTAAATTTGGCCACAAGGTGGGACAGCTTATGGGATTACCTCAAAAATTTGTTGCCAATAAGAATTTGGTTAACAAAGCTAAAGAGGCCGTTAAATTAAAGGTTAAAGGCGCTAATGCATATTCAGGATTAATATTAACAGGAGATCAGTTTATTGACCCAATTTATATCAAAAATATTATAAGAGACTTTAAAGATGTAATAGCTGTTGAAATGGAAGGTGCAGCAATAGGGCATGTTGCGCATATGTTTAATGTACCTTTTATAGTTATTAGGTCCATATCTGACATTGTAAATAAAGAAGAAAATGAAGTTGAATATAGTAAATTTTTAAAATTAGCTTCTTTTAAATCAGCTAAAGTTGTACAAGAAATTTTAAGAATTCTTTAA
- a CDS encoding ComEC/Rec2 family competence protein, whose amino-acid sequence MILIFILISINLSIQYYLKLNLIYFDIILTLFFIIKNNKHLALSFIFCTILLLSFQVRLNFKALEKNIYQITNIKNLKKDSKTIIEVIDNKINTHRFNFKNIENIYKIGDIIKIENQKIKLIKRPFFAKLKEKYTNTLNNFFTTLNPSYSHFSKTMILNIKSEITKYEKTLFQNAGVAHILVVSGLHFYLISLISYYLLLIITNEKLKYLILSIILLNYLILTGFTPSTLRAFLMTESLIIYKLIYGKINLISCTSISFVINAITFPETLNSIGFQLSYLATIGISASVYLKNRYNLKRLTSLMLTTFFIQIFTSPVIYVNNFDLAPISVLSNLIIIPLTLIFLLITILSLITYFLSLNLFFLLDLINAYIFQTIKITAIFFSKFFIVKHHQIPIFLILSILLITYIIYNNETKKTSK is encoded by the coding sequence ATGATTTTAATATTCATCCTTATTTCAATTAATTTATCAATTCAATATTATTTAAAACTCAATTTGATTTATTTTGACATAATACTAACATTATTTTTTATAATAAAAAATAACAAACACCTAGCACTTAGTTTTATTTTTTGCACAATATTGCTATTAAGCTTTCAAGTTAGATTAAATTTTAAAGCATTGGAAAAAAATATTTATCAAATAACAAACATTAAAAATTTAAAAAAAGATTCAAAAACCATTATTGAAGTAATTGACAATAAAATAAATACACATAGATTCAATTTTAAAAATATTGAAAACATTTATAAAATCGGAGATATCATTAAAATTGAAAACCAAAAAATAAAACTTATTAAAAGACCCTTTTTTGCCAAGCTTAAAGAAAAGTATACAAATACTTTAAATAATTTTTTTACCACATTAAATCCTAGTTATTCCCATTTTTCAAAAACAATGATTTTGAATATCAAGTCAGAAATAACAAAATATGAAAAAACATTATTTCAAAATGCAGGGGTTGCCCACATTTTAGTAGTGTCTGGACTACATTTTTACCTAATAAGCTTAATAAGTTACTATTTACTTTTAATAATCACAAATGAAAAATTAAAATACTTAATACTAAGCATAATTTTATTAAATTATCTAATATTAACTGGATTTACACCTTCAACACTAAGAGCATTTCTAATGACAGAATCTCTTATAATATATAAACTAATTTACGGCAAAATTAATTTAATAAGCTGTACATCTATTAGTTTTGTAATAAATGCTATTACATTCCCCGAAACACTAAATTCAATAGGATTTCAGCTCTCCTACCTTGCAACAATAGGGATATCAGCATCGGTTTATCTAAAAAATAGATACAATCTTAAAAGACTAACATCATTAATGCTTACAACGTTTTTTATTCAAATATTCACTTCGCCAGTAATTTATGTTAACAATTTTGATCTAGCACCAATTTCAGTGCTATCAAACTTAATAATTATTCCATTGACATTAATTTTTTTATTAATAACAATATTAAGCCTAATAACTTACTTTTTAAGCTTGAATTTATTTTTTCTCCTTGACCTTATTAATGCCTACATATTCCAAACAATAAAAATTACAGCAATATTTTTTAGCAAATTCTTTATAGTAAAGCACCACCAAATACCTATATTTTTAATATTAAGTATTCTCCTTATAACTTACATTATTTATAATAACGAAACCAAAAAAACTTCAAAATAA
- the pta gene encoding phosphate acetyltransferase gives MFCLKDYAFNKARIFVKENKLKASVVFPESSDSRVLKAAVIVLQKNLANSVILIGKKDPVINSLKEFSNCNNILERIEVIDPHSFPDIEMYLDEYWSLLKLKGATKQSLKTQVLDEITFAMLMVRFGHVKSCVCGAISTSAKVLSNALRIISKLDGVKTVSSFMIMDTLNIARNLDFCFGHNGILFFADCSLVVNPNSLELAEIALQSAKSFKDILNAKPKVALLSFSTKGSSNARETEKVKNALNIVKNKESDLLIDGELQLDSAIIKDVAEKKCSESLVAGSANVLIFPNLDAGNIGYKLVERFAFAKAYGPFLQGLSKPISDLSRGCSVDEIVFASALMMGS, from the coding sequence ATGTTTTGTTTAAAAGATTATGCCTTTAATAAGGCAAGAATATTTGTAAAAGAGAATAAGCTTAAGGCCAGTGTAGTTTTTCCTGAAAGTAGTGATTCTAGAGTTTTGAAGGCAGCTGTTATTGTTTTGCAAAAAAATCTTGCTAATTCAGTTATTTTGATAGGTAAAAAAGATCCTGTTATTAATTCTCTAAAAGAATTTTCTAATTGTAATAATATTTTAGAAAGAATAGAAGTTATTGATCCTCATTCTTTCCCAGACATTGAAATGTATTTGGATGAATATTGGAGTTTGTTAAAGCTAAAAGGAGCTACTAAGCAAAGTTTAAAGACTCAAGTTTTAGATGAAATTACTTTTGCTATGCTTATGGTAAGATTTGGGCATGTCAAGTCTTGTGTTTGTGGGGCTATTTCAACTTCTGCTAAGGTTTTGTCTAATGCTTTGAGAATAATTTCTAAGTTGGATGGTGTTAAGACTGTATCATCTTTTATGATTATGGATACTTTAAATATTGCTCGCAATCTTGATTTTTGTTTTGGACATAATGGAATTTTATTTTTTGCAGATTGTTCTTTAGTAGTAAATCCCAATTCTTTAGAGCTTGCAGAAATTGCATTGCAAAGTGCTAAATCTTTTAAAGACATTTTAAATGCAAAGCCCAAGGTTGCTCTTTTAAGTTTTTCAACAAAAGGATCTTCCAATGCTAGAGAAACTGAAAAGGTAAAGAATGCTTTAAATATTGTAAAGAATAAAGAGAGTGATTTGCTTATTGATGGGGAACTTCAACTTGATTCAGCTATAATTAAGGATGTTGCAGAGAAAAAATGTAGCGAATCTTTGGTAGCAGGTTCTGCTAATGTTTTAATATTTCCTAATTTAGATGCCGGGAATATTGGTTATAAATTAGTAGAGAGATTTGCTTTTGCTAAGGCTTACGGTCCTTTTTTACAAGGTTTGTCAAAGCCTATTAGTGATCTTTCAAGGGGTTGTTCTGTTGATGAAATTGTATTTGCAAGTGCTTTAATGATGGGCAGTTAA
- a CDS encoding CPBP family intramembrane glutamic endopeptidase, which produces MQLLKNKYPFKLALLDIFLVYVVIHLASPFENVNSEFWNVNENHYYFWISRSFLIIFIIYFFKLTSSYDDFRAEFFIPKFKFIFIWESIVIFIKTILSAMIFIFLIAFLLEYLLPESALAYYFQNNVGFNWKISSKKSLFLMTFTSFFTGSFEELFYRAFVITKFVQMGFPAVVAIFLSSIFFAYGHLYYGILGFLITFILGIFFAFIYLRYKNVYYVIFMHSFYNIIVSSLLLVLS; this is translated from the coding sequence ATGCAATTGTTAAAAAATAAATATCCATTCAAGCTAGCTTTGCTTGATATTTTTTTGGTCTATGTAGTTATTCATCTTGCATCTCCTTTTGAAAATGTCAATTCAGAATTTTGGAATGTTAATGAAAACCATTATTATTTTTGGATTTCAAGATCTTTTTTAATTATTTTTATAATTTATTTTTTTAAACTTACCAGTTCTTATGATGATTTTAGAGCAGAGTTTTTTATTCCTAAATTTAAATTTATTTTTATTTGGGAATCTATTGTAATTTTTATTAAAACAATATTGAGTGCAATGATATTCATTTTTTTAATAGCTTTTTTACTTGAATATCTATTGCCAGAATCGGCACTTGCCTATTATTTCCAAAACAATGTTGGATTTAATTGGAAAATTAGCAGTAAAAAATCATTGTTTTTAATGACTTTTACCTCTTTTTTTACAGGATCTTTTGAAGAGTTGTTTTACAGGGCTTTTGTTATTACCAAGTTTGTACAAATGGGATTTCCCGCCGTAGTTGCCATTTTTCTCAGTAGTATTTTTTTTGCTTATGGGCACTTATATTATGGAATTTTAGGATTTTTGATTACATTTATATTAGGGATATTTTTTGCTTTTATCTATTTAAGGTATAAAAATGTATATTATGTGATTTTTATGCATAGTTTTTATAATATTATTGTTAGCAGTCTATTGCTTGTTTTAAGTTAA
- a CDS encoding AMP-binding protein, with protein MRDTVPKRFKEVITLYSELDIFMYKEGDSKSFKKQIYADFWNEVKRVASGLLHYGIKRGEKVVIISDSRREWVIIDIATLGLGCVDVPRGNDSSEDELAYIINHSESTFIFVENNKQLQKVLSKKHDLRLVKCIVVIDDDKSYEEKMGTITIFSYKKLLELGAEHLRANPKSFDIEIEKGSSKDIATIIYTSGTTGMPKGVMLRHESFIFQLDRLYDYLPEIKPGKIMISILPLWHSFERACEYIVALKGVTIAYSKPIGPVLLKDFLLLNPQMIISVPRIWEGIRIGIIKKVSESLIKKLVFGGFLKVGIIYAKLNEKFLGFSPVYKKPNLFISIFSKLFLFIGIILIFPIKLLGDILVFKKIKNALGQNFEFGVSGGGALVDYVDYFFKAVGIKVLEGYGLTETGPILSVRRLKGPVARTVGPILPDVEYKVVGIDGKVLPYGEKGELWVRSPQIMSGYFKDKAKTSEVLTEDGWLKTGDLVRLTINNEISIVGRSKDTIVLRGGENIEPEPLERILGKSLFIENIMIVGQDQKFLGAVIVPNFDNLEKWANSNGVSFSSRSDLLVNEDVNKLYSKHISDTINTKSGFKNFEKIVGFVLLQDSFSIGEELTNTLKLKRYYISQKYEDKIKLIFSKSDLDLNGY; from the coding sequence ATGAGAGATACTGTGCCCAAGCGTTTTAAAGAGGTAATAACCCTTTATAGTGAGCTTGATATTTTTATGTATAAGGAAGGAGATTCTAAAAGTTTTAAGAAGCAAATATATGCTGACTTTTGGAATGAAGTAAAAAGAGTGGCTTCTGGGCTTTTGCATTATGGCATTAAAAGGGGAGAAAAGGTTGTCATTATTTCTGATTCTAGAAGAGAGTGGGTAATAATTGACATTGCTACTTTAGGGTTAGGTTGTGTTGATGTTCCACGGGGGAATGATTCTTCTGAGGATGAATTAGCTTATATTATTAACCATTCTGAATCCACTTTTATTTTTGTTGAAAACAATAAACAACTTCAAAAAGTTTTATCCAAAAAACATGATCTTAGATTGGTGAAGTGCATTGTTGTTATTGATGATGATAAATCTTATGAAGAAAAAATGGGGACTATTACTATTTTTTCTTATAAAAAATTACTAGAACTTGGAGCTGAGCATTTAAGAGCTAATCCAAAATCATTTGATATAGAGATTGAAAAAGGTTCTTCAAAAGATATTGCAACTATAATATATACTTCTGGCACAACAGGTATGCCAAAGGGAGTAATGTTAAGACATGAATCTTTTATTTTTCAATTAGACAGACTTTATGATTATCTTCCAGAAATTAAACCTGGCAAGATAATGATTTCTATTCTTCCTCTTTGGCATTCTTTTGAAAGGGCTTGTGAATATATAGTTGCTTTAAAGGGTGTAACAATTGCATATTCAAAGCCTATAGGTCCTGTTTTGTTAAAAGATTTTTTACTTTTAAATCCCCAAATGATTATTTCTGTACCTAGAATTTGGGAAGGCATAAGAATAGGCATTATTAAAAAGGTATCAGAATCTTTAATTAAGAAACTTGTGTTCGGGGGATTTTTAAAAGTTGGAATTATTTATGCAAAGCTTAATGAAAAATTTTTAGGTTTTTCACCTGTTTATAAAAAACCCAATTTATTTATTTCAATTTTTTCAAAGTTATTTTTATTTATTGGGATTATTTTAATTTTTCCTATTAAATTATTAGGTGATATTTTGGTATTTAAAAAAATAAAAAATGCCCTTGGACAAAATTTTGAATTTGGAGTTTCTGGTGGTGGGGCGTTGGTTGATTATGTTGATTATTTTTTTAAGGCTGTAGGAATTAAAGTTCTTGAAGGTTATGGTCTTACCGAAACGGGTCCTATTTTGAGTGTTAGGCGTCTTAAGGGTCCCGTAGCAAGAACTGTAGGCCCTATTTTGCCAGATGTTGAATACAAAGTAGTTGGAATTGATGGGAAAGTTTTGCCTTATGGAGAAAAAGGTGAGCTTTGGGTAAGGTCCCCACAAATAATGAGCGGTTACTTTAAGGATAAGGCTAAGACCAGTGAAGTTTTAACAGAAGATGGTTGGTTGAAGACTGGAGACTTAGTTAGATTGACAATTAATAATGAAATTTCAATTGTTGGTAGAAGCAAAGATACAATTGTTCTCAGAGGAGGAGAAAATATTGAACCTGAGCCCCTTGAGAGAATTTTGGGTAAATCTTTATTTATTGAAAATATTATGATTGTTGGTCAAGATCAAAAATTTTTGGGAGCCGTTATTGTGCCTAATTTTGATAATCTTGAAAAATGGGCAAATTCCAATGGAGTATCTTTTTCTTCTAGAAGTGATTTATTGGTTAATGAGGATGTGAACAAACTTTATTCTAAGCATATCTCAGATACTATTAATACTAAATCGGGTTTTAAAAATTTTGAAAAAATAGTAGGCTTTGTTTTACTTCAGGATTCTTTTTCCATTGGAGAAGAACTTACCAATACCCTTAAGTTAAAAAGATACTATATATCTCAAAAGTATGAAGATAAAATAAAATTAATTTTTAGTAAAAGTGATTTAGATTTAAACGGATATTAG
- a CDS encoding methyl-accepting chemotaxis protein translates to MKEKKLNSNLFYKFNFIILAYTIIIIATTFLLLDQGYKKIITKELKDFTKFINQAMIKSFSDESKEIIKALSVLTARYDYKSAILNNRSDEHLVSGKILAALPSFIKIIEYANKDGYIIASSEKRRNGQYMSLKELLLGKAITTFQISILYNSLAKINNNFYIPIAYKITDSKKSNIGYIILYADISEKIAELKEYLLLLLENSLLEQNASSQNSSKYFNVYIINSSGDAFGGKDEVLKNIKHIFGFNVKTLTQILSALSQGKANYNASNSNEIISLARITTSNWYLGIKIDYNNIFSTEFKNMRLVSLSIIFILVIIFILIMISTIKTLIISKIDKLNVVIPKVKNGDLTFKIESKGKDSISSTINLFGHFIENLKNVINSLQERVRLLKENGDHLFSEINKTHSTIKNSNQYIEKTQEEVEKQVEFISNTTGVIESLSKNISSLDNSIETQAASVEQSSSAIEEMIGGIQSITEITQKAAKSTEELKRFSDDGRKKQEEVITQIKEIFKNSTRLQEANSLISSIASQTNLLSMNAAIEASHAGEAGKGFAIVAEEIKDLAEQVTSQSESVASSINEIMDSITKTVNTSELTNKAFNQIFDSINLVVQVIEEINHTMQEQSIGSQEILKALNTMREITYEVKIGSNDMFRGNKEIISTFKLLGEINITVSNSMKGLKEEINKLVEAIERIKVLGTTNSSHISGISESTNQFKTK, encoded by the coding sequence GTGAAAGAAAAGAAACTTAACTCCAACCTTTTTTATAAATTTAATTTTATAATTCTGGCATATACAATAATCATTATTGCAACAACCTTTTTACTATTAGACCAAGGCTATAAAAAAATAATAACAAAAGAACTTAAAGACTTTACAAAATTCATTAACCAAGCAATGATTAAAAGCTTTTCTGATGAATCTAAAGAGATAATAAAAGCCTTAAGCGTATTAACAGCTAGGTATGATTATAAATCTGCAATTCTAAATAACAGAAGTGATGAGCACTTAGTATCTGGCAAGATTTTAGCTGCACTCCCGTCTTTTATTAAAATAATAGAGTATGCAAATAAAGATGGATACATAATAGCATCAAGTGAAAAAAGAAGAAATGGTCAATACATGAGCTTAAAAGAATTGCTCTTAGGCAAAGCTATAACTACATTTCAAATTTCAATTCTTTACAACAGTTTAGCAAAAATAAATAACAATTTTTATATTCCAATAGCATATAAAATAACAGATTCAAAAAAATCTAATATTGGATATATTATTTTATATGCTGACATTTCAGAAAAAATTGCTGAACTAAAAGAATATCTTTTATTGCTTTTGGAAAACTCACTACTAGAACAAAATGCAAGCAGCCAAAACTCATCAAAATACTTTAATGTATACATAATAAACAGCAGTGGAGATGCATTTGGGGGAAAAGATGAAGTTTTGAAAAACATAAAGCACATATTTGGCTTTAACGTAAAAACATTAACTCAAATTTTAAGCGCATTATCTCAAGGAAAAGCAAATTACAATGCAAGCAATTCAAATGAAATAATCTCCTTAGCAAGAATCACAACATCCAATTGGTACTTAGGAATAAAGATAGATTACAATAATATATTTTCAACAGAATTTAAAAATATGAGATTAGTTTCACTTTCTATTATATTTATTTTGGTAATAATTTTTATACTAATAATGATATCAACAATAAAAACTTTAATAATATCAAAAATAGATAAACTCAACGTTGTCATTCCAAAAGTTAAAAACGGCGACTTAACATTTAAAATCGAATCTAAAGGCAAAGATTCAATAAGCTCAACAATAAATCTTTTTGGGCATTTTATTGAAAATCTAAAAAATGTAATCAATTCGCTACAAGAACGAGTGAGGCTGCTTAAAGAAAACGGAGACCATTTATTTAGTGAAATAAATAAAACCCACAGTACAATAAAAAATTCAAATCAATACATAGAAAAAACACAAGAAGAAGTAGAAAAACAGGTAGAATTCATCTCTAATACAACAGGAGTAATTGAAAGTCTTTCAAAAAATATTTCGTCTCTTGACAACTCAATTGAAACTCAAGCTGCAAGCGTTGAACAATCCTCATCAGCTATCGAAGAAATGATAGGAGGGATACAATCAATAACAGAAATAACTCAAAAAGCTGCAAAAAGCACAGAAGAACTAAAAAGATTTTCTGATGATGGGCGAAAAAAACAAGAAGAAGTTATTACTCAAATCAAAGAGATTTTTAAAAACTCAACAAGATTACAAGAAGCAAACTCTTTAATTTCATCCATCGCCAGTCAAACTAACCTACTCTCAATGAACGCTGCAATTGAGGCATCTCATGCTGGTGAAGCTGGAAAAGGATTTGCTATTGTTGCAGAAGAAATAAAAGACTTAGCAGAACAAGTAACATCACAATCAGAATCTGTTGCTTCATCAATTAACGAAATAATGGATTCAATAACTAAAACGGTAAACACTTCTGAATTAACAAATAAAGCTTTCAATCAAATATTCGATTCAATCAATCTAGTTGTTCAAGTAATAGAAGAAATAAATCACACAATGCAAGAGCAATCAATAGGTAGCCAAGAAATTTTAAAGGCTTTAAATACAATGAGAGAAATAACATATGAAGTAAAGATTGGCTCAAATGATATGTTTAGAGGCAACAAAGAAATCATTAGCACTTTTAAACTATTAGGAGAAATTAATATTACGGTCTCAAACTCAATGAAAGGTTTAAAAGAAGAGATTAATAAACTAGTAGAAGCTATTGAGCGTATTAAAGTTTTAGGAACTACAAACTCAAGCCATATTTCTGGAATTAGTGAAAGTACAAATCAATTTAAAACCAAATAA